CGAAGAGCGGTCGTTATGCTCGAGCCTGGTAACGTGCAGATCTTAGGCGGGAAGCTCGAAGCACTCGACAAGGCGTGGAAGGAGGGGAGGAAGGATAGGCTGATCAAGGCAGCAAACGCAGGTGGAGATGCGACATAAAGATCCCACTGCAGAGGACGAGAGCAATGCTGTCAACACCACTTGTCGACGAACGCTGAGCGCGTATGCAGATCTCACCAGGCTGCAGTCCCTTTACCTTGCTCACTGGAAGCACCGTTATGGATATCTGCGCTTCTGCCGCGTTGTCATGCTGAGCCATAGAGCACCCACGTGCGAACGACAATCACTTGAGCAAGCATGGAAGCTGCGATTACGACCCATCCCATTAGATTGGGTGTACATGGTGCAGTACATAGCACAACAATCACCAGTTCCAGACCTTCTCACAGGCCAAGATCTACACGTTCTTCCTGCCCCCCTCGTCCCAGCTCATGCCATAACTCTTGACTCTGCTCCAATAAAACGCCCTATCGTTCTTGAGCCCAAACTCACCCCAGTCATCTGTCAGCCGGTTGTAGCTCCAGTATCCTTGCCATGTCAACTTGTTGTTCTTAGCCTGCCGCCCTGCATTGCTAAGGTTCAAGATCATCTTGTTGAAGTACTTTGGCGTCGCGCCCGCTGTTTCTATGACGAGTGAACCCTCCTTCTCCGCGTCGTCGATCCCGGGCATTTCGGGTCCAGTCAAGCGCCAGCGACCCAAGAGCGCATCTTTCATCGGCGCGGATGGAAGATTGCCGTGGTTCTTGTGCATGTGTTCGAtgtagaggtagggtactACATCGGCTGGTTCGGAAGTTGTGAGGAGCGAGATGCATGTCCCGTCACGCAGGAAGCGGAGGTAGCGGTAGTAGGTCACGATGTGGATGGGGGAGTTCCACGTCAAGCTCAGTGTACTAGCCGCACCGGGGCGCTGGTAGTTCACCGTGCTAATGTAGCAGCCGTTGAAGCGGATGcgtgggcggcggcggaACAGGGTACGGAAGGTGGGGTAGGGTGATGGCACAAGCATCTGAGTGATGGATGCCGGAGATGGAGGGGTTCGAGAAGCAGTGTCCTCGGTGTCGGAGTTGTTGCCGAGAACGAAGCCACCTTCCTCGTCGTCTCCTAGTGGTCGGCCGTCAAGCTGGCAGGTATAGGAGTAGTGCATAGCCGCAAAACCATACTCATGTCCTAGTGCGATACGCTTCCACACCTGGTCCTCAGTACTGACAAGATAGGCTAGACGTTTACAGACTTGCGCAAGGCGGACGAATGCTGCAAGGTCCTGTACAGCCAGATGTCCCAGGATCTGGACAATGATTTCCTCAGGAACAGCGGCGATGGGACATGGTGGTGCTGGAGAGAGATCTGTTGGTGGTGGCTCTCCGCTTATAGACAGAGTAGAGAAATCTGCGAGTAGAGTCTGGAGTGAAGCTGAGAGACCATGTAGGGAGTGGTGGGCAGTATTGGGTACTGTTACCGGCGCATCAGAGGGGTTAGGATCCTGCGGTCTCGGTGCTGCACTCGTTACTGGGGTGCTAGCCTGCGGCTTGGGTCTGTTTTGGAAGAAGGATGGTGGGAAGTGCTTTGCTTTGTACTTCTCGTGCACACCATCGTCGAGCTACAAGATGTGAGTGTATGGCTAGAGCAATGTTCTACGACATAGACCTACCTTGAAAGCCTTCCTGTATAACCTCACGCTATCGCCCAAGCTTCCTTGTGTTTCACGTTCTACGGCCTTTTCATAATGGTCTAATGCAGTTTTTGGTTCTTTGCTTGCAGATGTAATGGCAGCGGTCTGGGCGCTGGTTTCACCCAGCCTTCGACCATGCTGCTTGTCACCCAGATCCTCATGAACATAGGGAGTGACTTCATCTGCCTCTTCCAGACTGCGCTGGCGTGCATGGGAATGAGACGCTGCGTCCGGCGCAGTGCCCTTTGAGGCGAGGGGCTTAATCGCTGATGGAGCTGCTGTCCTCGCTGGAGCCGCAGATGCTACTGGCGTCCTGCCCTTGGCTCGGGCCGAGACTTCTTCTCTCCATCTCTGGCGGAAAGACTCAAGCTCAGCCTCGGTGCTCGTGGTATGGTTTTGAGGGTCCATGGTTTTAAGGTCCAAATGTGGCGTCCCGCTGCTTAGCGCGCAATCCGATGTCGCTGGTTCCACGTGCAGCAAAGTGGGTATGGTACAGCACGAGGTTTCGGTGGCTAATGGCAATACATGTCTACAGAGCCGGTGACTCTTCGTCTGCGTTGGCGTTGGGCGGTGAATCAGCGATGCATTGAGGTTGACAGGCACCGAGCGATGACGAAGGAAAGCGCGCCACAGACGCGTTCTCGATGCAAGTGCATCTGATAAGCCGCCGCTGCAGCCCCACGCCGTTGATCCTATTAGTCCGATCGTGGTAGACATTTTTGTGGCTCGGAGCTAGAACCAACCATGGACGACCAGGCCGCCCTCGCCGCCTTTCAGCACAGCGTCACCACTTGATCACCGCCCACGGAGAATGAACACGCCCGCCTCTCTGCGCCCTTGCGACTCTCACCACCCGCCTCGTTCCCACTCGAGCTAACACAACCGTCCACTGCACGCAGCGGTAGAGATGGCGACGGCCACTCAGCGGGCCGAGGATGTGGACGTCATCAAAGGCGCCGACGAGGTGTCGCTGCCCCAGAAGATGCTTTCGGCCGTGTCTGGGAGCATTCTGACATCGTTACTGGGTGAGTAGTTGTCTGGAGTGCTTCGTTTTCATTGCGCACCATCTGCGAGCTGGGTCCACTACACTGTCCGCCACAGCGCTCTCTCGAACAGTCACTGACGTAAACCAGTCACGCCCCTCGACGTCGTCCGCGTCCGTCTACAGTCGCAAGAAACACCGCAAAAAACATCGTCGCACACTTCCCGCGGATTCAATGGCTCCACTCTTGGCCAGTTCCGCGACCTGCCGCCAAACACGGGCATCTCGGCTTGCTGTAGAGAGGTGTTCTGGATGAACAACAAGGCGCCTTTCTGCGTAGCTGGGCCAACCATGGCGCCGATCAACCCAGCCGATCTGAGCTGCGCGGTCGAAGAGGTGCAACGGAGGACCATCAATAGTACCTGGGACGGGTTACGAAAAATTGCACAGAACGAAGGACCACGGACACTATGGCGAGGACTGTCACCGACTCTGGTCATGGCAGTCCCTGCGAACGTCATCTATTTCGCAGGTTACGACTGGTTACGAACAGCTCAGGCGTCGCCTTTCCGCCAGGCCATCCCGGACGCGTACATACCTTTGGTAGCAGGCGCCTCAGCTCGCACAATGGCCGCTATCACTGTCAGCCCCATTGAGATGTTCAAAACCAGGATGCAGTCAGCAAACCACACAGCCACCGCTGCAGGGCACTTTCGCGAAACAATGGACGGGTTGAGGGAGATGGTGGGCTCACAAGGTGTTTTCAGCCTATGGAGAGGTCTCACTTTGACCCTCTGGCGTGACGTACCCTTCTCTGCGATCTACTGGTGGGGCTACGAAGCCACGAGAAACGCCTTGACTGATGCCAGGGGACGAGCGGATGCCAGGAACGACGGTTTCGAGTTCCGCATGGGCCGAGGGGAAGAGAAGCTCAAGCGACGAAGCCGGTCGCGGAGCCGAGAGAATCCAAAAGACACCATCGTTGACAGCTTTATTGCCGGCGCTGCTTCTGGTGGAGTTGCGGCATTCGTCACCACACCGTTCGACGTCGGCAAGACCAGACAGCAAGTCGTACAGCACGCAGGCAAAGCCGCCAAGGACGCTGTCGAGACTGTACGACCAGAAGATCAGTCTATGCCTCGATTCCTTATGCACATCTACAAAGAGCAAGGGATGTCTGGACTGTTCAAGGGATGGGCGGCTCGATCACTGAAGATTGCACCTGCTTGTGCGATTATGATCAGCTGCTACGAGCTAGGTAAGAAAGTCTTCAACGATGCAAACGAGCGCAAACATCTCGAACGATCGTGAGACCAGGAGGACGGCGTGTGATTGGAGACTTTAGCACATTCTTTGGCTTATGCGCACTCGCCTGGTAAGAGCAAGGAGTTTGATTCAACTCGTTTTTGCATCGCGACAGCATGGCATGACACGGCGTTATTGGCGAGTCGAGGCGAGGAGCGGTCTACGACTGGAAATGTATTGATACCAGCGCTACTGTATATACCAGCGCATGTATTCTAGCGACGAAAAGCATCGCATGTAATTGAAGTATTTATATGACAGTCTCATATCACGCGTGCAACAGAGTCTCGATCTCTCATACAGCTTTTATTTGTTTCGAATGGAGTTGGTGTCCGTTTCGTCGAGGCAATTCGACATGCATTTTACGCTAGTGCGATTGTTATATAGCCGCGAGAACGCACGCGTCAACAGCAACCGCATTGTTGCGCGAACCCAGCTACCCCACCTCACAAGTCGCCGAGTTCAATTGACCGCAATGCTTGACGTTGAAGATTTTAATGCTGTCTTTCGAGGGCACAACTACACCGACGGCCTGGTACAGCAGATCCAAGAGTACCAGCATGCGCTCGGCGGACAGACCTTCTTTGAGCGCCTATTGGAGCTGCTGAAGATCAAGGGCAAGTGCGGTCGCAAACTCAACAGCAACCATCTGCTGACAAGATTTAGGACGCAAGGCATACCCACCAAAGACACCACAACAGCTGCACGACCTACACCAGCGCATCGTCTCCTCCGAAACCACACTACACAACAAGCACTGTCTGATCTTCTACCTACTCAAAGACTTGTCGCCGCAGCACCATGAGGACGACGAGCTCGCAACCGCATTCGCACGCGACGTTCACCTCGAGAAGCGCTTCTGGACCTTCATCGAAGGCTTGTGGTCTCTGGATCATCTCGAATTTGCGAACGCTGTCGGCAACCTTACACACCCTAGCATAATACCAACGTTCCCAGACGAGATCATGCTCACGCTACTGAATGGAAGAGAGAAGCTGAACAGGGTGAATGTGCAGAAGGGCGAACAGGATGAGGTGCTACCACTTGCCTACTACAATTGCGTCAAGCCGCCGCTCGAGGACCAGAAAGTCAGGACCGAATTTGCAAAGTATCTTTCAAGCCGCAACGTTACGGAAACATACTACTGGATTCATACCCGACCCGAGCATGAGCAGAAGCCGCTTCTTGAGATCTTGATTGAGCAGACATTGGACAAGAGCACGTGGAACAACGGTATCGGTGGAGAATTGTACACAAGGGAAGACAAAGCCATGGAGCTTGTCAGCTTGCCATTTAgcgacgaggaagaggactTCATCGAAAAATTCTTGACCGAGGGCAAGGGCAGGTCCTTCCGGAACGCGGAGGATACAGTCATGATGCGTAGAATTGCTATGGGCAGGTTGACTGATGTGGCAGAAGATCAAAACACACGTGGCCGCAGGCAGGATGGCGTTAATTGGGACTCGTTGAAGGATGGCGTCAAGAAAGGACTTGGGCCGAGGCGTGACGAAGACGGGTTTGTCTTTTGAAGCTCTACACTGAGTCCGGGCAAAGGACAACATCCTGCATAGCGAAGGCGTTCGGCATATCAGTCTCAGACATGGGGCGGGTTTTATCCATTTGGGTTCGTCTACACACGGCATGCTGCCTTGCTTGGTCAACGCCAGGTGACAGTACTCAATGCCGTGGGTGACATTTTTAGTTTACAATCTTCACAATTTATCGCCTTTACCTCACCGCTGCCCTCATGACGTCGGCCTCATCGTGACCTCACAGGCCGGCTATGTCAACTACACGTTCATGCCGCCCTCGAACGTGATTCGGAAGCTCGAGGCCGTCAGGTCGGCTAAGGATCCTGATCACAGGCCCTATCCGTGAAGTCCGGTGTAATTGGCAGTTGGAGAATATGGATCTTGGCGATCTGAGGAAGACGGCGCTGGGTAGGCAGAGGAAGGGAGCTGATGAAAAAGGACGGCTCATTGCTATCTTGATGAGGGACGGTATGGGCAGTGTgggtaaggaagagagtaaCAGGGTGGAGGtcaagaaggaagaagacaACGAGAAGGATAAGAGAATCAAACTGGGGTCGTTTGTGGTCTGAGGAGCGTTTATGCGAGCATGGGTCAAAACAGATGCAATTCGTGTGTTGAGCGTACAGATTCTGGGGTCAGATTCCGAACTAAGCCATAATAAACCATGGGGTGTGATTAGAGCCATGCGATTTTGCAATGCTTTCTTCAAGATGAAATCGCAGGAGGGTTGGTGAGAGGCAATCGTGTGTTGGGTTCTTGTGTGCTGTGTGCTGTGTGCTGATTGAATCATAAAAGCCACTATGTTTTCCGCATCCGCACTCGCATGAGTCCAGAGCTTCGAGCCCTCTACCAGACCTTTCTGTGCCCAAGTCTATAACGTCCTCCTGGAGCCGGTTATGGGACTGTTAAAGCCACAACAGCATAGAATTCCACTCAAAAAGCAGTTGAAGTGAGTTGTCGTTAGTCGTGCCATTGAGTACTTAACAAGGGCTCGTAGATCTGTTCGGTTGGTCAGTCCAATCCATTCGCGAAGCACCTAAGAGCGAAGTATTGAAGATAAGTAACTTCCACTTACATCATAGAGGTACTGGTCAGCCAGAGATTAGCCTTGACACGAAGGCCAAACATGCAAAGGATGCTTTATACCTCCAGGATGCACTCACGAAATCAATTCTCGGCGCTTGCGGATGTGGCACTTGAAGATGTGAGTGTAGATACAGGCTGAGGCGTCTGTTTGGGTTCCATAATTTGTACACGTTGAAGCCGGTCATTTTTGATGAAGTAGTCTACCGTGAGGTGGTTCTTGGGGTCTTTTGTGCTCGAGTGCCACCCGATCCTGAAGCTCAGTTCAGCTGAGTTGGTCGTCGATGATAGAGGAAACCTACACCACCTCGACCCTAGTCGCCCCCTGCGGTGGTGT
The Ascochyta rabiei chromosome 17, complete sequence DNA segment above includes these coding regions:
- a CDS encoding Carrier protein, mitochondrial; protein product: MATATQRAEDVDVIKGADEVSLPQKMLSAVSGSILTSLLVTPLDVVRVRLQSQETPQKTSSHTSRGFNGSTLGQFRDLPPNTGISACCREVFWMNNKAPFCVAGPTMAPINPADLSCAVEEVQRRTINSTWDGLRKIAQNEGPRTLWRGLSPTLVMAVPANVIYFAGYDWLRTAQASPFRQAIPDAYIPLVAGASARTMAAITVSPIEMFKTRMQSANHTATAAGHFRETMDGLREMVGSQGVFSLWRGLTLTLWRDVPFSAIYWWGYEATRNALTDARGRADARNDGFEFRMGRGEEKLKRRSRSRSRENPKDTIVDSFIAGAASGGVAAFVTTPFDVGKTRQQVVQHAGKAAKDAVETVRPEDQSMPRFLMHIYKEQGMSGLFKGWAARSLKIAPACAIMISCYELGKKVFNDANERKHLERS